One genomic window of Salvia miltiorrhiza cultivar Shanhuang (shh) chromosome 4, IMPLAD_Smil_shh, whole genome shotgun sequence includes the following:
- the LOC131021429 gene encoding uncharacterized protein LOC131021429, which translates to MDDNGGSKITSIRQIVKFKEFLKKWQLVALSPKSCTTTPSRRGAYGGISPEISWRLRNSNVPCDSDEESCQSLEMPSDVPKGYLAVYVGPELRRFIIPTSYLGDPLFKVLLEKVEEEFGFDHSGGLTIPCDIETFKYLLQCMENHRKEQAYQSNAGKTSSSGLEE; encoded by the exons ATGGACGACAATGGAGGAAGCAAGATCACGAGCATCAGACAAATTGTTAAGTTCAAAGAATTCCTTAAGAAATGGCAGCTTGTGGCTCTGTCCCCCAAGAGCTGCACCACGACACCATCCAGACGAGGAGCCTATGGAGGCATCTCACCTGAGATCAGCTGGAGGTTAAGGAATTCAAATGTACCCTGCGACTCAGATGAGGAGAGTTGCCAGAGCCTAGAGATGCCTAGTGACGTTCCAAAAGGTTATCTTGCTGTATATGTTGGGCCGGAGCTTCGTAGGTTTATCATCCCCACTAGCTATCTTGGCGATCCCTTGTTTAAAGTGCTGCTGGAAAAGGTTGAGGAGGAGTTTGGATTTGATCACAGCGGCGGCCTCACAATCCCTTGTGACATCGAGACTTTTAAGTATCTCCTGCAATGCATGGAAAATCACAGAAAGGAGCAAGCTTATCAGAGCAATGCAG GTAAGACCTCATCATCGGGTTTAGAGGAGTGA